A window from Psychrobium sp. MM17-31 encodes these proteins:
- a CDS encoding S9 family peptidase, with protein MKTKLTTLSLLLAPTLILSGCDSSQQTTSPEASAPASKQAAPEVKAPVAKKVPHVIETHGHKRTDNYYWMRDDERKDPEILAHLEAENAYTKAKLAHTEDMQKVLFDEIKGRIVKDDNSVPVQDGAYYYSSETTGDNEYPVHVRAKDFNGTDKQVLLDVNELAKAHDYYAVSGLSVSPNDKILAYGEDTVSRRIYTIRFKDLATGKMLPDSLEGTSGGAVWGNDNKTVYYIKKDLQTLLGFQVYRHTLGQPQSSDELVYEEQDKSYYTYVWKSKDGSTIYISHDSTEASGVSLIDANDPKAKPMRVIPRRKGHEYSVAKKGDDFYINTNWNATNFRLMKASKADLNDQSKWVDVIPANDNVKLNGFSLFDNHLVYNQRDNGLTKITVRDLTTGKERELEFNDPAYRVSLYGNNNLNSDKIRLYYSSMTTPGSHYDYSLTGDAKKLLKQSKVLGDFNANNYKSERIMITARDGKKVPVSLVYRKDKFKKDGTNPLLQYGYGSYGSTMDPSFSITRLSLLDRGFVYAIAHIRGSQMLGRPWYEDGKKLTKMNTFTDFIDVTKGLVEQKYGNKDNIFAAGGSAGGLLMGAVMNMEPSLYNGMAAAVPFVDVVTTMLDESIPLTTNEFDEWGNPKNKEYYDYMLSYSPYDQVKAQDYPNILVTTGLHDSQVQYFEPMKWVAKLREYKTGDNLLVFKTDMESGHGGASGRFKRINQSALQYAFFLDLVK; from the coding sequence ATGAAAACCAAATTAACCACTCTTAGCCTACTTTTGGCACCAACGCTTATTTTAAGCGGCTGTGATAGTTCACAGCAGACAACCTCACCAGAAGCATCAGCGCCAGCATCTAAACAAGCGGCTCCAGAAGTCAAAGCGCCTGTTGCTAAAAAAGTGCCTCATGTCATTGAAACACACGGTCATAAACGTACCGATAACTACTACTGGATGCGCGATGACGAGCGTAAAGATCCAGAGATCCTAGCGCATCTAGAGGCTGAAAATGCCTACACCAAAGCGAAGCTTGCGCATACCGAAGACATGCAAAAAGTGTTATTCGATGAAATCAAGGGCCGTATTGTTAAAGACGACAACTCGGTACCAGTGCAAGACGGCGCATACTACTATTCAAGCGAAACCACAGGTGACAATGAATATCCTGTTCACGTGCGCGCAAAAGATTTTAACGGCACCGACAAGCAAGTATTGCTTGATGTTAATGAATTAGCCAAAGCACACGATTACTATGCGGTATCAGGTTTATCAGTTAGCCCGAACGACAAAATTTTAGCGTATGGCGAAGATACAGTAAGTCGCCGCATTTACACCATTCGCTTTAAAGATCTTGCTACAGGCAAGATGCTACCAGATAGCCTTGAGGGCACTAGTGGCGGCGCAGTTTGGGGGAACGACAACAAAACCGTTTACTACATAAAGAAAGATCTGCAAACCCTACTTGGCTTCCAAGTTTACCGTCACACGCTAGGTCAACCACAAAGCAGCGACGAGTTAGTGTATGAAGAGCAAGATAAGTCTTACTACACCTACGTGTGGAAGTCGAAAGACGGTTCGACCATCTACATTAGCCACGATAGCACCGAAGCTAGCGGCGTATCGCTTATCGATGCTAACGACCCTAAAGCAAAACCGATGCGCGTTATTCCTCGCCGCAAGGGTCACGAATATTCAGTGGCTAAAAAAGGCGACGATTTCTATATCAATACGAACTGGAACGCCACCAACTTCCGTTTAATGAAAGCCTCTAAAGCCGATTTAAACGATCAAAGCAAATGGGTTGATGTTATTCCAGCTAACGACAATGTAAAACTCAACGGTTTCTCACTATTTGATAACCACCTTGTTTACAACCAGCGTGACAACGGCTTAACAAAAATCACTGTGCGTGATTTAACCACGGGTAAAGAGCGCGAGCTTGAGTTTAACGATCCTGCTTATCGCGTGAGTCTATACGGCAACAACAATCTAAACAGCGATAAAATTCGTTTGTACTATTCAAGCATGACAACGCCGGGATCTCACTACGATTACTCATTAACAGGCGATGCTAAAAAGCTCCTTAAGCAATCGAAAGTGTTAGGTGATTTCAACGCTAATAACTACAAATCAGAGCGCATCATGATTACCGCACGCGACGGTAAAAAAGTGCCTGTGTCACTGGTTTATCGCAAAGATAAATTCAAGAAAGACGGCACAAACCCACTGCTACAATACGGCTACGGTTCGTACGGTTCAACCATGGATCCATCGTTCTCTATCACGCGTTTAAGCCTATTAGATCGCGGTTTTGTTTACGCTATCGCCCATATTCGCGGTTCACAAATGCTTGGTCGTCCTTGGTATGAAGATGGTAAAAAGCTGACCAAAATGAATACCTTCACCGACTTTATCGACGTGACCAAAGGTCTGGTTGAGCAAAAATACGGTAACAAAGACAACATTTTTGCGGCTGGCGGCAGTGCTGGCGGCCTATTAATGGGCGCAGTGATGAACATGGAACCGTCTCTCTACAACGGTATGGCTGCGGCAGTACCTTTTGTTGACGTGGTAACAACCATGCTTGATGAGAGCATTCCATTAACCACCAATGAGTTTGATGAGTGGGGTAACCCGAAAAACAAAGAGTACTACGACTACATGTTATCGTACTCGCCATACGATCAGGTTAAGGCGCAAGACTACCCGAATATCTTAGTAACTACGGGTCTACATGACTCACAAGTACAATACTTCGAACCAATGAAGTGGGTTGCTAAATTGCGTGAATACAAAACAGGTGACAACCTATTAGTATTCAAAACCGATATGGAATCGGGTCACGGTGGTGCATCTGGTCGCTTTAAGCGCATTAACCAATCGGCACTGCAATACGCGTTCTTCTTAGACTTAGTTAAATAA
- a CDS encoding DsbA family protein: protein MPTNFAKPWIAALLTSRWLLQLKRFSYECYRKVFVRRHPVTFYYSCYDPYSHLTAQVLAELVMFFDVKLKIIIVGAINQIDEPAHINYALRDCQQLSKRYQLSDFSNSAIPSQAAFNAANNLLLSGELTLERLIAVGQQLWCQPELLNMKQHPALTSHLAQKLKKNTAKVLAKGHFQSAVLHYGREWYWGLDRLSFLTQRLKELGACKMDNRLLNFDRPSSQSIDYPQEPKSIDVYLSFRSPYSYIALCRLAKQPDIAINLKPVLPMVMRGMELSKTKKMCILLDAARVAHASDIPFGKICDPLGKGIHDCINLFYFANTQGKSLEMITELMTGIWSQGLDVNDRNSLQSIVERLDLDWQQALDAMRANHGVHQAHVNSDDLAKLGLWGVPSFKVGQMTYWGQDRLYDVLSS, encoded by the coding sequence ATGCCAACTAACTTTGCGAAGCCATGGATTGCCGCCTTGTTAACCAGTCGCTGGTTATTACAACTCAAACGATTTAGCTATGAATGCTATCGCAAAGTCTTTGTGCGCCGTCATCCTGTCACCTTTTATTACAGCTGTTACGATCCCTATTCCCATCTTACTGCGCAAGTGCTTGCAGAGCTGGTGATGTTTTTTGACGTAAAATTAAAAATAATAATTGTCGGCGCGATTAACCAAATCGATGAACCAGCCCATATCAATTATGCGCTGCGCGATTGTCAACAGCTTAGTAAGCGTTATCAGCTTAGCGACTTTTCCAATAGTGCTATTCCCTCACAAGCAGCCTTTAACGCAGCAAATAACTTGTTATTATCGGGTGAATTGACCTTGGAGCGACTCATTGCCGTAGGCCAGCAGTTATGGTGTCAACCTGAGCTGTTAAATATGAAACAGCATCCGGCACTTACGAGTCATTTAGCACAAAAACTTAAAAAAAATACTGCCAAAGTACTGGCCAAAGGGCATTTTCAAAGTGCTGTACTCCACTATGGCCGAGAATGGTATTGGGGATTAGATCGCCTGAGTTTTCTCACTCAGCGTTTAAAAGAGCTTGGTGCCTGTAAGATGGACAATCGACTGCTCAATTTTGATAGGCCAAGCTCGCAATCTATCGACTATCCTCAAGAACCAAAATCAATAGATGTATATCTCTCTTTTCGTAGCCCCTATTCTTACATCGCTTTATGTAGGTTAGCGAAACAGCCAGATATAGCTATCAATTTAAAACCTGTTTTGCCGATGGTTATGCGCGGTATGGAACTATCCAAAACAAAGAAGATGTGTATTTTATTAGACGCAGCGAGAGTTGCGCATGCGTCGGATATCCCATTTGGAAAAATCTGTGACCCGCTCGGCAAGGGAATTCACGATTGTATTAACTTATTTTATTTCGCCAACACTCAGGGTAAATCATTAGAAATGATAACTGAGCTGATGACTGGCATTTGGTCACAAGGTCTCGATGTCAACGATCGCAATTCTCTCCAGTCCATTGTCGAGCGCTTAGATCTCGATTGGCAGCAAGCGTTAGATGCAATGAGGGCAAACCACGGCGTCCATCAAGCCCATGTTAATAGCGATGATTTAGCTAAACTCGGCCTATGGGGAGTACCGAGTTTCAAAGTGGGCCAAATGACATATTGGGGCCAAGATAGATTATATGATGTCCTTTCGTCTTAA
- a CDS encoding Gfo/Idh/MocA family oxidoreductase produces the protein MKKVNRRDFLKTAVGTAALASATGALSGCQTTTSSKTSPPPLQQGKSVMGLVVDKMDVVRVGFIGVGQRGIGHVKHYCVLDGVEVKAICDTHQEVLDRAVNHVVEQGREKPTAYTGSEHAYRDMLARDDIDIVIISTPWAWHTPMCVETMESGKHAFVEVPAATTLEECWQLVDTAERTQKNCMMMENVNYGRDELMVLNMVRQGLFGDLVHGEAAYIHDLRWQMKEIEHKTGSWRTYWHTKTNGNLYPTHGLGPVSQYMNINRGDRFDYVTSMSSPALGRAAYAKKEFATDHERNQLDYIAGDINTSIIKTVNGRTIMVQHDTTSPRPYTRHNLIQGTNGTFAGFPNRIAVETPPPAIKAIYEAEHQKALQAWKDGGEQGRKPYPPSFHGWDRDMEKWRKQYDHPLYTRMGEEAKRNGGHGGMDFLMNYRIIYCLRNGEPLDQDVYDAAAWSSIFPLSVASVADRSNSKDIPDFTRGAWKTGKPLPIVS, from the coding sequence ATGAAAAAAGTTAATCGCCGCGATTTTCTTAAAACCGCTGTCGGCACAGCGGCATTAGCCAGCGCTACTGGTGCGCTTTCTGGCTGTCAAACCACCACTAGCTCAAAAACGTCACCGCCACCATTACAGCAAGGTAAAAGTGTTATGGGACTGGTTGTTGATAAAATGGATGTCGTACGCGTTGGCTTTATCGGTGTTGGGCAACGCGGTATTGGCCATGTTAAACATTATTGCGTACTCGATGGTGTCGAAGTCAAAGCTATCTGTGATACCCACCAAGAAGTGTTAGATCGCGCCGTCAATCACGTGGTTGAGCAGGGGCGAGAAAAACCAACCGCCTACACTGGCAGCGAGCACGCCTATCGCGACATGCTAGCGCGTGATGATATCGACATTGTCATCATTTCCACGCCTTGGGCATGGCACACACCGATGTGTGTCGAAACCATGGAAAGTGGCAAGCATGCCTTTGTAGAAGTACCCGCAGCAACGACACTTGAAGAGTGTTGGCAACTAGTAGATACCGCAGAGCGCACGCAGAAAAACTGCATGATGATGGAAAACGTTAACTACGGCCGCGATGAATTAATGGTGCTCAACATGGTGCGCCAAGGCTTGTTTGGAGACTTGGTTCACGGCGAAGCCGCTTACATTCATGATTTGCGCTGGCAAATGAAAGAAATTGAGCACAAGACCGGTTCATGGCGCACCTATTGGCATACTAAAACCAACGGCAATCTTTATCCAACCCATGGTTTGGGGCCTGTTTCGCAATACATGAATATTAACCGTGGCGATCGCTTTGACTATGTTACATCAATGAGCTCCCCTGCTCTTGGCCGCGCAGCTTATGCCAAGAAAGAATTCGCCACCGATCACGAACGCAACCAGCTCGATTATATCGCTGGCGATATTAATACCAGTATCATTAAAACGGTTAACGGCAGAACGATTATGGTGCAGCACGACACCACTAGTCCGCGTCCCTACACCAGACATAACCTTATTCAAGGCACTAACGGTACCTTCGCTGGTTTCCCAAATCGCATCGCCGTTGAAACACCGCCACCAGCCATTAAAGCGATTTATGAAGCAGAGCATCAAAAAGCCCTACAAGCGTGGAAAGACGGTGGCGAACAAGGCCGTAAACCTTACCCACCAAGTTTCCACGGTTGGGATCGCGATATGGAAAAATGGCGTAAGCAATACGATCACCCGCTATACACACGCATGGGGGAAGAAGCCAAGCGCAACGGCGGACACGGCGGCATGGATTTCTTAATGAACTATCGCATTATTTATTGTCTGCGCAATGGTGAACCTCTCGATCAAGACGTTTATGATGCAGCAGCTTGGTCGTCAATTTTCCCACTAAGCGTGGCATCGGTAGCAGATCGCAGTAATTCGAAAGACATTCCAGACTTTACCCGTGGCGCATGGAAAACAGGTAAACCATTACCGATAGTTTCGTAG